From a single Lolium rigidum isolate FL_2022 chromosome 7, APGP_CSIRO_Lrig_0.1, whole genome shotgun sequence genomic region:
- the LOC124671999 gene encoding septin and tuftelin-interacting protein 1 homolog 1-like — translation MAAVVEPPGSLALTIPAVANMMRRWNYREGWGLGARGQGIVAPIKATERCPKAGIGHGEEPYDNGLAAPPPPRKPSPEDQKWHEWQKLSRALLLEQECCDKIISALRDMRHGGGDSAETANALAVMVRSKKVFFQRKRKPGTWKAALPPSVTRYVVDHVITPAMAVDAGEWEPSWDPGCRHWLRPLIPIIGHLPRSLYGVVESKIANRGYGVVSPWKEYLDPTLWDVFSRRHVVPKLARLVRELRVTPPKQVDSSFRTVMLWAPLARAEDVVSMLEAELFFDKWKGVLRHWLLAARPPLAEATAWCNGWKNLFAPELLADESVLKHLEEGLAMVDRAAAL, via the coding sequence ATGGCGGCGGTAGTGGAGCCGCCGGGCAGCCTCGCGTTGACGATCCCGGCGGTGGCGAACATGATGCGACGTTGGAATTACCGGGAAGGCTGGGGCCTCGGCGCGCGTGGGCAAGGGATCGTCGCACCCATAAAAGCCACGGAGCGGTGTCCAAAAGCCGGCATCGGGCATGGCGAGGAGCCATACGACAACGGccttgccgcgccgccgccgccgcggaagccGTCACCGGAGGATCAGAAGTGGCACGAGTGGCAGAAGCTTTCGCGGGCCCTGCTTCTGGAGCAGGAGTGCTGCGACAAGATCATCTCGGCGCTGCGCGACATGAGGCATGGAGGGGGCGACAGCGCGGAGACGGCGAACGCGCTGGCGGTGATGGTCAGGTCCAAGAAGGTGTTCTTCcagcggaagcgcaagccgggGACGTGGAAAGCCGCGCTGCCGCCGTCGGTGACGCGTTACGTCGTGGATCACGTGATCACGCCGGCGATGGCCGTGGACGCGGGGGAGTGGGAGCCGTCGTGGGACCCGGGCTGCCGCCACTGGCTACGCCCGCTGATCCCGATCATCGGCCACCTGCCGAGGAGCTTGTACGGCGTCGTGGAGAGCAAGATCGCGAACAGAGGCTACGGCGTCGTCTCGCCGTGGAAGGAGTACCTTGACCCGACGCTGTGGGACGTGTTCAGCCGGCGCCACGTCGTGCCGAAGCTGGCGCGGCTGGTGCGGGAGCTCAGGGTCACGCCGCCAAAGCAGGTCGACTCCTCGTTCCGCACGGTGATGCTCTGGGCACCTCTCGCGCGCGCTGAGGACGTGGTGTCGATGCTGGAAGCAGAGTTGTTCTTCGATAAGTGGAAAGGCGTGCTCCGACACTGGCTGCTGGCCGCGAGGCCCCCGCTGGCGGAGGCCACCGCGTGGTGCAACGGCTGGAAGAATCTCTTTGCGCCGGAGCTGCTCGCGGACGAAAGCGTGCTCAAGCATCTCGAAGAGGGCCTTGCCATGGTGGATCGTGCAGCTGCCTTGTAG